The Aurantiacibacter arachoides genome window below encodes:
- a CDS encoding serine hydrolase domain-containing protein yields MFDIADPAALGFNAERLRRIGAFLEERYVGPGWLPNAQILVARDGQPVYHARAGSLTQEGADLADDALYRIASMTKPITSIAFMQLVERGKVALEDPVSRVLPELADLRVYAGGGGGSPFLPGKAAPPIRFVDLLTHMSGLTYGLQNRTNVDAAYREAKLDLSRAHSPEDYLQALASIPLQHAPGERWTYSVATDVLGVAVERLSSQRLGDYFREHIFVPLGMHDTGFDLAEAMRPRLADTYAFAPGGKPMRIERGADSPHFAPSAFHSGGGGLVSTLGDYHRFCAMLVGGGRLGEARIVSPKTLALMTANHLPGGADLAQMSDALFSEASNAGTGFGLGFATVVDPARTLMPASRGEFYWGGAFSTAFFVDPAEGITMVFMTQLYPSSAYPIRRQLKTMIYAALEDSRD; encoded by the coding sequence ATGTTCGATATCGCCGACCCCGCCGCGCTGGGCTTCAACGCCGAACGGCTGCGGCGCATCGGCGCCTTTCTCGAAGAGCGCTACGTCGGGCCCGGCTGGCTGCCCAACGCGCAGATCCTCGTCGCGCGGGACGGCCAGCCGGTCTATCATGCCAGGGCGGGCAGCCTGACGCAGGAGGGCGCGGACCTGGCGGACGACGCGCTCTATCGCATCGCATCGATGACAAAGCCGATCACCTCGATCGCGTTCATGCAACTGGTCGAACGCGGCAAGGTGGCGCTGGAGGATCCCGTTTCCCGCGTCCTGCCGGAATTGGCCGACCTGCGCGTCTATGCCGGCGGCGGGGGCGGGTCGCCGTTCCTTCCCGGCAAGGCCGCGCCGCCGATCCGCTTCGTCGACCTGCTCACGCACATGAGCGGGCTGACCTACGGCCTGCAGAACCGCACCAACGTGGATGCCGCCTACCGCGAGGCAAAGCTGGACCTTTCGCGCGCGCATTCGCCGGAGGATTACCTTCAGGCGCTAGCGAGTATCCCGTTACAGCACGCACCCGGGGAACGCTGGACCTACTCGGTCGCCACCGACGTGCTGGGCGTGGCGGTGGAGCGATTGAGCAGCCAGCGGCTGGGCGACTATTTCCGCGAGCACATCTTCGTGCCCCTCGGGATGCACGATACCGGTTTCGACCTTGCCGAGGCCATGCGCCCGCGTCTGGCCGACACCTACGCCTTTGCGCCCGGTGGCAAGCCGATGCGCATAGAGCGCGGCGCCGACAGCCCGCATTTCGCCCCTTCCGCCTTCCACAGCGGCGGCGGCGGGCTGGTCAGCACGCTTGGCGACTACCACCGGTTCTGCGCCATGCTGGTGGGCGGCGGGCGGCTGGGCGAGGCGCGGATCGTCTCGCCCAAGACGCTTGCGCTGATGACCGCCAACCACCTTCCCGGCGGCGCGGACCTGGCGCAGATGAGCGACGCGCTGTTTTCCGAAGCGAGCAACGCGGGCACCGGTTTCGGCCTGGGTTTTGCCACCGTCGTCGATCCCGCGCGCACCCTGATGCCTGCCAGCCGCGGCGAGTTCTACTGGGGCGGCGCCTTCTCGACCGCCTTCTTCGTCGACCCGGCGGAGGGGATCACGATGGTGTTCATGACCCAGCTCTACCCCTCCAGCGCCTATCCCATCCGTCGCCAGCTCAAGACGATGATCTACGCCGCGCTGGAGGACAGCCGCGACTGA
- a CDS encoding TonB-dependent receptor produces the protein MKSVLHYSTATNALACALACALVCVPSLAAAQQAPTGQDSLAQGGDVDGEEQEPESPENDPFTIVVTAQGREQSLADVPIAVTAISGDMLAQSGTNDIRELNQVAPSLLVSSTGNEANGSARIRGIGTVGDNPGLESSVAVFVDGVYRSRSGNALSELGPIDRVEILRGPQGTLGGRNSSAGLINIYTAPPEFDFSGYGAFTYGNYDAIRVEGGINVPIGETIAARVDGVYFERDGFYNDLTNGVDVNNRDRYLVRAQALFEPTPDISFRLVGDYSKKDEACCAATFVQADFAPLSRVSPGLDSFVRPLPGAPSLTSNANPIIPILRALGQNPDGLTQSTFDRDIYPTAGRSYEGETEDYGISGELNWDFGNVSLTSITGYREYSNFQGSDTDYTTVDLLYRAPTEFGLARAFETFTQEIRLNGTLFNDRLDWLVGGYYANEDLRVQDNLRFGTQYGTFANCRIALAINPALANPGAADCFGANINALRFANGGAGAFGPATPLIIGAIGNLAQVRDRGSTGEVYNQQSDNFALFTHNIVHLTDQLDLTLGLRYTSETKDLDATFGNDNVFCPRNRALLSPLLGNAALAGLAGGLLALSCQGNSTSELDGVSLSDSRDEDEFTGTAVLSYQPNPDMLFYASYSRGYKAGGFNLDRSALANPVLFNVNTLNPAALQFEEETVDAYEVGFKYSTRPFTVSVAAFRQEFSNFQLNTFNGSVFLVQNINACGTDLAGGDRDASPTTGSCNPDDVQPGVTAQGFELETSISPIRDIMATVGLTYADTKYENDLIGNDSGAPLDPALRLLPGDNLSNAPELTYTASFSWTPPLGNSGLSGLFFVNTRVTDDYNTGSDLLFGKEQDSYIIVNGRVGVSGPDRAWSIEAWASNIFDVDYTQVAFNTPFVAPQQVFSTFLAEPRTYGLTVRGSF, from the coding sequence ATGAAGTCGGTGTTGCACTATTCGACCGCCACCAATGCACTGGCCTGCGCGCTGGCCTGCGCGCTTGTCTGCGTTCCCTCGCTCGCCGCGGCGCAGCAAGCGCCCACCGGTCAGGACAGCCTTGCCCAGGGCGGCGACGTCGATGGTGAGGAGCAGGAGCCCGAGTCTCCCGAAAACGATCCCTTTACCATCGTCGTGACCGCGCAGGGCCGCGAGCAATCGCTGGCCGACGTGCCGATCGCGGTCACGGCCATTTCGGGTGACATGCTGGCCCAGTCGGGCACGAACGACATCCGCGAACTCAACCAGGTCGCCCCGTCGCTGCTGGTATCTTCCACCGGTAACGAGGCGAACGGATCGGCGCGCATCCGCGGCATCGGCACGGTGGGCGACAACCCGGGCTTGGAAAGCTCGGTCGCGGTCTTCGTGGACGGTGTCTACCGCTCGCGTTCGGGCAACGCGCTTTCCGAACTTGGCCCCATCGACCGGGTGGAAATCCTGCGCGGGCCGCAGGGCACGCTGGGTGGGCGCAACTCGTCTGCCGGCCTCATCAACATCTACACCGCCCCGCCGGAATTCGATTTCAGCGGCTACGGCGCCTTTACCTACGGCAATTACGACGCGATCCGGGTCGAGGGCGGCATCAACGTGCCCATCGGCGAAACGATCGCGGCCCGCGTCGACGGCGTCTATTTCGAGCGGGACGGCTTCTACAACGACCTGACCAACGGTGTCGATGTCAACAATCGCGACCGCTACCTAGTCCGCGCGCAGGCCCTGTTCGAACCGACGCCCGACATCAGCTTCCGCCTGGTCGGCGACTATTCGAAGAAGGACGAGGCGTGCTGCGCGGCCACCTTCGTGCAGGCGGACTTCGCCCCCCTCTCGCGCGTCAGCCCGGGTCTCGACTCGTTCGTTCGCCCGCTGCCTGGCGCGCCCTCGCTGACCAGCAATGCCAACCCGATCATCCCGATCCTGCGCGCGCTCGGCCAGAACCCGGACGGCCTGACCCAGAGCACCTTCGACCGCGACATCTACCCCACCGCAGGCCGCTCCTACGAGGGCGAGACCGAGGACTATGGCATTTCGGGCGAACTCAACTGGGATTTCGGTAACGTCAGCCTGACGTCTATCACCGGTTACCGCGAATACAGCAACTTCCAGGGGTCGGATACCGACTACACCACGGTCGACCTGCTCTACCGCGCCCCCACCGAGTTCGGCCTTGCCCGCGCGTTCGAAACCTTCACGCAGGAAATCCGCCTCAACGGCACGCTGTTCAACGACCGGCTCGACTGGCTGGTGGGCGGCTATTACGCCAACGAGGATCTGCGGGTTCAAGACAACCTGCGCTTCGGCACGCAGTACGGCACCTTTGCCAACTGCCGCATCGCGCTCGCCATCAATCCGGCGCTGGCCAATCCGGGCGCGGCGGACTGTTTTGGCGCCAACATCAACGCGCTGCGCTTCGCCAACGGCGGGGCGGGCGCGTTCGGGCCCGCCACCCCGCTCATCATCGGCGCCATCGGCAACCTTGCGCAGGTCCGCGACCGCGGCAGCACGGGCGAAGTTTACAACCAGCAGAGCGACAACTTCGCCCTGTTCACGCACAACATCGTTCACCTGACCGACCAGCTCGATCTGACGTTGGGCCTGCGCTACACCAGCGAGACCAAGGACCTCGACGCCACCTTCGGCAACGACAACGTGTTCTGTCCGCGCAACCGGGCGCTGCTCTCGCCGCTGCTCGGCAACGCCGCGCTGGCCGGGCTGGCGGGCGGTCTGCTGGCGCTTTCGTGCCAGGGCAACTCTACATCCGAACTGGACGGGGTCAGCCTGTCGGACAGCCGCGACGAGGACGAGTTCACCGGCACCGCGGTTCTCAGCTACCAGCCCAACCCCGACATGCTGTTCTACGCCAGCTATTCGCGCGGCTACAAAGCGGGCGGCTTCAACCTCGATCGCTCGGCGCTTGCCAACCCGGTGCTTTTCAACGTGAACACGCTGAACCCAGCCGCCCTGCAGTTCGAGGAAGAAACGGTCGACGCCTACGAGGTGGGCTTCAAATATTCCACCCGGCCGTTTACCGTCAGCGTGGCGGCGTTCCGGCAGGAGTTCTCGAACTTCCAGCTCAACACCTTCAACGGTTCGGTCTTCCTAGTGCAGAACATCAACGCCTGCGGTACCGATCTGGCCGGCGGGGATCGCGATGCCAGCCCGACCACCGGCTCGTGTAATCCCGACGACGTGCAGCCCGGCGTAACCGCGCAGGGGTTCGAGCTAGAAACCTCGATCTCGCCCATCCGCGACATCATGGCGACCGTCGGCCTGACCTATGCCGACACCAAGTACGAGAACGACCTGATCGGCAACGACAGCGGCGCCCCGCTCGATCCAGCGCTGCGGCTGCTGCCGGGCGACAACCTCTCGAACGCGCCGGAACTCACCTACACCGCGTCGTTCAGCTGGACGCCGCCGCTGGGCAATTCGGGACTGTCCGGTCTGTTCTTCGTCAACACCCGCGTGACGGACGATTACAACACTGGCTCGGACCTGCTCTTCGGCAAGGAACAGGACAGCTACATCATCGTGAACGGACGCGTGGGCGTGAGCGGGCCGGACCGTGCCTGGTCGATCGAGGCATGGGCCAGCAACATCTTCGATGTCGACTACACCCAGGTGGCGTTCAACACCCCGTTCGTGGCACCGCAACAGGTGTTCTCCACCTTCCTGGCCGAGCCGCGGACCTATGGCCTGACGGTGCGCGGCAGCTTCTGA
- a CDS encoding acyl-CoA thioesterase, producing the protein MDAEQDGKAILTMTDSAQDAEEGFAHAATMPQVPDLDAAARALADWQQAQANFATLPIIGRLADRPVEVVPIDVEATFGGDARPPRSACWMRVRDAAGLGPAMQRPALAYASDMLFLRNALLPHGVRPGERGIQIASLYHAMWFHADPDFGRWHLYAGESPWAGAARGLSRGHFFARDGSLVASVVQENLMRVVDGRLTRGVQGRSEGPFSRRENYR; encoded by the coding sequence GTGGATGCGGAGCAGGACGGCAAGGCCATCCTCACCATGACCGATTCGGCGCAGGACGCCGAGGAAGGCTTCGCCCATGCCGCCACCATGCCGCAGGTGCCCGATCTGGACGCGGCGGCCCGCGCGCTGGCGGACTGGCAACAGGCGCAGGCGAATTTCGCCACGCTGCCGATCATCGGGCGGCTGGCGGATCGCCCGGTGGAGGTTGTTCCCATCGATGTAGAGGCCACCTTCGGCGGCGATGCCCGCCCTCCCCGCTCGGCCTGCTGGATGCGCGTGCGCGACGCGGCGGGACTTGGCCCGGCGATGCAGCGCCCTGCCCTCGCCTATGCGTCGGACATGCTGTTCCTGCGCAACGCCCTGCTGCCCCACGGGGTGCGACCGGGGGAGCGGGGCATCCAGATCGCCAGCCTCTACCATGCCATGTGGTTTCATGCCGATCCGGATTTCGGCCGATGGCACCTCTATGCCGGCGAAAGCCCTTGGGCGGGCGCGGCGCGCGGGCTGAGCCGCGGGCATTTCTTTGCCCGGGACGGCAGCCTGGTGGCCAGCGTCGTGCAGGAAAACCTCATGCGGGTCGTCGACGGGCGACTGACGAGGGGCGTGCAGGGCAGATCAGAGGGCCCTTTCTCAAGGCGGGAAAACTACCGTTAG
- the cysD gene encoding sulfate adenylyltransferase subunit CysD has translation MPSSALASFSRQTSTPMTAPLTHLQRLEAEAIHIIREVVAEADKPVMLYSVGKDSAVMLHLARKAFHPAPPPFPLLHVDTTWKFKAMYDLRDKMARESGMELIVYRNAEAEERGINPFDHGPLHTDMWKTEGLKQALDLHGFDAAFGGARRDEEKSRAKERIFSFRTASHGWDPKNQRPELWNLYNARKNKGESIRVFPISNWTELDVWQYIQLEGIEIVPLYFAAPRPTFEYEGGLFMADDIERLEQVMGTLPEITTRSVRFRTLGCFPLTGAVESEAATLSDVIQETLLTTTSERQGRVIDKDAGGAGMEKKKQEGYF, from the coding sequence GTGCCATCTAGCGCCCTCGCCTCCTTCTCCCGGCAGACCAGCACACCCATGACCGCACCGCTTACCCATCTCCAGCGCCTCGAGGCCGAGGCCATTCACATCATCCGCGAGGTCGTGGCAGAGGCGGACAAGCCCGTCATGCTCTATTCCGTGGGCAAGGACAGCGCGGTCATGCTGCACCTTGCACGCAAGGCATTCCATCCCGCGCCGCCGCCTTTTCCGCTGCTGCACGTCGATACGACGTGGAAGTTCAAGGCGATGTACGACCTGCGTGACAAGATGGCGCGCGAAAGCGGCATGGAGCTGATCGTCTATCGCAACGCGGAGGCCGAGGAGCGCGGCATCAACCCGTTCGACCACGGGCCCCTGCACACCGACATGTGGAAGACCGAAGGACTGAAGCAGGCGCTCGACCTCCATGGCTTCGACGCGGCCTTCGGCGGCGCGCGGCGTGACGAGGAGAAGAGCCGCGCGAAAGAACGCATCTTTTCCTTTCGCACCGCCAGCCACGGCTGGGATCCGAAGAACCAGCGTCCTGAGCTGTGGAACCTCTACAATGCGCGGAAGAACAAGGGCGAGAGCATCCGCGTCTTCCCGATTTCCAACTGGACTGAACTGGACGTGTGGCAATACATCCAGCTGGAAGGCATCGAAATCGTCCCGCTCTACTTCGCCGCCCCGCGCCCGACCTTCGAATACGAGGGCGGATTGTTCATGGCCGACGATATCGAACGGCTGGAGCAGGTGATGGGCACGCTGCCCGAGATCACCACGCGATCGGTCCGCTTCCGCACGCTCGGCTGCTTCCCGCTGACAGGTGCGGTGGAAAGCGAGGCGGCGACGCTCAGCGACGTGATCCAGGAAACCCTGCTCACCACCACCAGCGAACGGCAGGGCCGCGTCATCGACAAGGATGCAGGCGGCGCGGGCATGGAAAAGAAGAAGCAGGAGGGCTACTTCTGA
- the cysN gene encoding sulfate adenylyltransferase subunit CysN, translating into MADNAPGAVYETDALIAEDIDAYLATHQHKTMLRFITCGSVDDGKSTLIGRLLYDSKMIFEDQLDALSADSKRVGTQGQEIDFALLVDGLAAEREQGITIDVAYRFFNTEKRKFIVADCPGHEQYTRNMVTGASTADLAVILVDARKGVLVQTRRHSYLCHLIGIRNVVLAVNKMDLVDYDQATFDRIVDDYAAFAKGIGIDSFTAMPISGFRGDNITAAPSINTPWYAGPSLIEHLETVEVLADAAADKPFRMPVQWVNRPNLDFRGFAGLIASGSVRPGDAVRVLPSGRTSTVASIVTMDGDLAEARAGQSVTLTLADEIDCSRGQVIAVADAPPEVADQFEATIVWLADDDLSVGRGYWLKLGSQTVSATVQQPKYRVDVNAVGGDGDHLAAKTLSLNDIGVAEVFADRPLVFEPYADNRALGGFILIDKITNATVAAGMLNFSLRRSQNVHWQATDITRQHHAAMKNQQPRVLWFTGLSGSGKSTIANEVEKRLARMNRHTFLLDGDNVRHGLNKDLGFTEADRIENVRRIGEVARLMTDAGLIVLTAFISPFRAERQMVREMLADHEFIEIFVDTPLEVAEARDVKGLYKKARSGELKNFTGIDSPYEPPENPEITVNTVAMTAAEAAEHIVRHILPLA; encoded by the coding sequence ATGGCCGATAATGCACCGGGCGCCGTCTACGAAACCGATGCCCTCATCGCCGAGGATATCGACGCCTACCTCGCCACGCACCAGCACAAGACGATGCTGCGCTTCATCACCTGCGGCAGCGTCGACGATGGCAAGTCCACGCTGATCGGGCGGCTGCTGTATGACAGCAAGATGATTTTCGAGGACCAGCTCGATGCGCTCTCAGCCGACAGCAAGCGGGTAGGCACGCAAGGGCAGGAAATCGATTTCGCGCTGCTGGTGGACGGCCTCGCCGCCGAGCGCGAGCAGGGCATCACCATCGACGTCGCCTACCGGTTCTTCAACACCGAGAAGCGCAAGTTCATCGTCGCCGATTGCCCGGGGCACGAACAGTACACGCGCAACATGGTGACCGGCGCCAGCACGGCGGACCTGGCGGTGATCCTCGTCGATGCGCGAAAGGGCGTGCTCGTCCAGACGCGGCGGCACAGCTACCTGTGCCACCTGATCGGCATCCGCAACGTGGTGCTGGCGGTGAACAAGATGGACCTCGTCGATTACGACCAGGCGACGTTCGACCGCATCGTCGACGATTACGCCGCCTTCGCAAAAGGCATCGGCATCGACAGCTTCACCGCCATGCCCATCAGCGGATTTCGCGGCGACAACATCACCGCGGCGCCCAGCATCAATACCCCGTGGTATGCCGGACCGAGCCTGATCGAACACCTGGAAACGGTGGAAGTGCTGGCCGACGCGGCGGCGGACAAGCCGTTCCGCATGCCGGTGCAGTGGGTCAACCGCCCCAACCTCGACTTTCGCGGGTTCGCCGGCCTGATCGCCAGCGGCAGCGTGCGGCCGGGCGATGCGGTGCGCGTGCTGCCCAGCGGCAGGACCAGCACGGTGGCCAGCATCGTCACCATGGACGGCGATCTTGCCGAAGCCCGGGCCGGCCAGTCCGTCACGCTGACGCTGGCGGACGAAATCGATTGTTCGCGCGGGCAGGTGATCGCGGTGGCGGACGCCCCGCCCGAGGTTGCCGACCAGTTCGAGGCGACGATCGTCTGGCTTGCCGACGACGATCTCAGCGTGGGGCGCGGTTACTGGCTGAAGCTGGGATCGCAGACTGTCAGCGCAACGGTGCAGCAGCCCAAGTACCGCGTGGACGTGAACGCCGTGGGCGGCGACGGCGATCACCTCGCAGCCAAGACGCTCAGCCTCAACGATATCGGCGTGGCCGAGGTATTTGCCGACCGGCCGCTGGTGTTCGAGCCCTACGCCGACAATCGGGCCCTGGGCGGGTTCATCCTGATCGACAAGATCACCAATGCCACCGTGGCGGCGGGGATGCTGAACTTCAGCCTGCGCCGCAGCCAAAACGTGCACTGGCAGGCGACCGACATCACGCGGCAGCACCATGCGGCGATGAAGAACCAGCAGCCGCGCGTGCTGTGGTTCACCGGGCTTTCGGGTAGCGGCAAGTCGACCATCGCCAACGAGGTGGAAAAGCGGCTGGCACGGATGAACCGCCACACCTTCCTGCTCGATGGCGACAACGTGCGCCACGGGCTCAACAAGGATCTCGGCTTTACCGAGGCGGACCGCATCGAGAACGTCCGCCGCATCGGCGAAGTCGCCCGGCTGATGACCGATGCCGGCCTGATCGTGCTGACCGCCTTCATCAGCCCCTTCCGTGCCGAGCGACAGATGGTTCGCGAAATGCTGGCCGACCACGAGTTCATCGAGATCTTCGTCGACACCCCGCTGGAGGTGGCCGAGGCCCGCGACGTGAAGGGATTGTACAAGAAGGCGCGCAGCGGCGAGCTGAAGAACTTCACCGGCATCGACAGTCCTTACGAGCCGCCGGAAAACCCCGAGATCACGGTCAACACCGTCGCCATGACCGCCGCGGAAGCCGCCGAGCACATAGTGCGCCATATCCTGCCGCTGGCGTGA